CTTATTGGGGTAACCAAGAAAGCAAATGGCCGGTCACTTAGGGGTAGGTGACCGGCCAACTTATTTTCCGGCGGTCGGGGTGAAACTGTTTGGGACCTTTGCCTCAGCCGAGATTCTCGCGTCGCTCCAATTCCGCACGGATCTCCTGCAACCGCTCCTGAGTCAGGTCGAAGCGGGACGTCAGCCAATAGCTGACCGCGTAACCCACGACGGGAATGACGGCGAACAGCACCCGCATGGAGGTGAGGGTCTCCGGGGCTTGATCCGCTCCGACGGTGGCGTCGAATCCGGTCCACAGTAGCAGATAACCGGCGGTTAAGAATGCGAGGGCCAGGCCGAGTTTGAAGGCCCAACCATAAACTGCGCCAAACAATCCCTCGCGCCGAGTGCCGTGGCGGAGTTCTTCCAAGTCGCACACGTCGCCAATCATGGCGTGGCAAAGCATGAAGATCGCGGTGAGGCCGAATCCGCTCAGGCACGCACAGAGCAATTGCAGGTAAGGTTGCGCCGGCACGAAGAGGAACCAGGTGCTCAAGCTGCCCATACCGGCGAAGAGGAACGCGAGGCGCAGGGTGCGGATCTTGCCGTGGCGGGCCGAGTAACGATTCATTGCGGGGACTGCGATCAAGCCGACGAGTTGCGTGACGGTGCCGTTGTAACCGATGAAGGTGGCCGCAGTGGTTTTGTCGCCGCCACAGACGTAGTAGATGTTGAGATACGGCATCAGGCCCGCGACGAGCGAGTTGCACATCAGGATCGTGGTCACGATCGCGGTCAGAATCAAAAACGGCCGGTTCCGAAAGGCCTGGCGGGTATTGTGCCAGGTGGACCGTGTCGCGGGTGCCCCCGCGGATGGCGGAGGCGGCGAGGGCAGGGCGGGTTCCCGCACGAATACGAAGGTCACGAGTCCGGAGAGAGTTAGGACTCCCGCTGCGCCGATTCCGACCCACTTGGCGCCTTCCATCGCCGAATCGAACATCGGTTGTTTCATCAACCAGTAGAGCCACGCCACCCCGATCTGCGCCAGCGTGCCGAAAAACGCGGCGTAGGCCATCACACTGGTGCGTTGGTGGTAGTCCCGCGACAACTCGTAGCCGAGCGCATACCACGGCACGGCGTAGAGCGTCAGGGCCGTGTAGAACACCATGGCGAGCACGGTGAAATAGGCGAAGTAAGCGAGCTCGCTCCAGCCCAGGGGGAACCACCACAACAGCGCAAACCCCACGCCCGACAGCAGCGCTCCCGCGAGGAGGAAGGGCCGGCGCCGTCCCCAGCGGGAGCGAAAATGGTCGGAAAAATTTCCCATCCAAGGGTCGGTGATCGCATCCCACAGCCGGGCGAGAAACAGCACCGCGCCGACCAGGTGCGGCGCCAGCCCGAGTTCGATGTTGTAGACCTGAAAGGCGAACTGCTTGGGCGCCTGCTTGCCGAGCATCGTAGCGACCGCGCCGACGCCGTAGGCCAGTTTTTGGCGGACCGATACCGCGTGGGCAGCGGCCGGGGAAACGGCGGGATCGGGGCGCGAAGACATGGGGAGGCGAGGGGAGGGGGCGTTATGGAGTGGCAACCGGCCGGGGCGGGTCGAGGCTTTTGGGCCGTGACGTGTCACACCTGCCCGGAGTTGTGGCGCCAAGCGGCCTGTCGGTAGGTTTTGATCCTCCCCTTGCGACCCTTTCACCCCGGGTCGACCACCCCTGCCGCCGGACGACGCTTCCCGTGATATCCGGCTCTTTTTACGCTATGACTTTGTGCCTGTTATCCCCGTCACGTTTCCCTCGTGGTGCCGTCGCCGTCGCGAGCCTGCTTCTGGCCAGCGGCTTTGTCGCGCTCCGCGGGGCGGAGCCTGACACGACCTCGCGATCGATTTATCACGCCGATTGGATCGACCTGAACAAGAACGGTGTGCGTGATCCCTACGAAGATTCGCGCCGCTCGATCGACGAACGGGTCAACGATCTGCTCGCCCGCATGACGATGGAGGAGAAGACCTGTCAGCTGGTCACGCTCTACGGTTACTGCCGCGTATTGTCGGATCCCCAACCGACTGAGCAGTGGAAACAGCGGGTCTGGAAGGATGGCATCGGCAACATCGATGAGCATCTCAACAACAGCATCCGCTGCATCGCCAAGGGCGCGACCCGCGAGTATTCATTTCCCTATGACGCCAATGCGGCGGGGCTGAACGAAACCCAGCGCTTCTTCATCGAGGAAACGCGGCTCGGCATTCCGGCCGACTTCACCAATGAGGGATTGCGCGGCTTGTGCAGTGATTCGGCCACCTTGTTGCCGGCGGCAATCGGTATCGGCAGCACGTGGAACACCGAACTCGTGCGCGCCATCGGTGGTATGGTGGGCGCTGAGGCGTATGCTTTGGGTTACACCAATATCTACGCGCCTATTCTGGACCTGCCGCGCGATCCGCGGTGGGGACGCATCGTGGAGTGTTACGGCGAGGATCCGTTTCTGGTTTCCAGTTACGGCCGCCAAATGGTGCTGGGTTTGCAGGAGCAGGGTGTGGCTTCGACGCTCAAGCACTTCGCCGTCTACGGCATCCCGCGGGGCGGCCGCGATGGCAATGCCCGCACCGATCCGCAGGTCACGCCACGCGAGATGGTCGACCTGCACCTCGAACCCTTTCGGGTGGCGGTGCAGGAGGCGGGAGCCCTCGGCGTGATGGCGTCTTACAACGACTGGAACGGCGCCCCTGTCGCGACCAGCGCCCATTTCCTCACCGATATTCTGCGCGATGAGTTTGGGTTTCGGGGTTACGTCGTTTCCGACAGCGACGCGGTCGAGTATCCATTTTCCAAACACCGCACCGCCGCCCACTACCGGGAGGCGATCCGACAGTGCCTGGAGGCCGGCTTGAACATCCGCACCAATTTCACCGCGCCGGAGAAGTTTGTGGAGCCGCTGCGTGAGGCCATCGCGCTCGGCGAAATCGCGCCCAGCTTGATCGATCAACGCGTGGCGGAGGTGCTGCGGGTGAAGTTTGTGCTCGGCCTGTTTGATCAGCCTTATCGCGACCCCGCCAACGCCAACACGGTGGTGCGTTCGCCGGAACACCTCGCGATCGCGCGGCAGGCGTCGCGGGAGTCGTTGGTGTTGCTCAAGAATGACGGCCTGCTGCCCATTGACCCATCGGCCCTGCGCCGGGTGTTGGTGGTAGGACCGAATGCCGACGATGGTGAAGGCTCCATCAGTCGCTACGGTCCGTCCAACGTCGACGTCGTGACCGTTTACGAAGGGATCAAGGCGCACCTCGGTTCGGCGGTGGAGGTTGTGCATGCCCGGGGCAGCGAGATCGTGGATGCCACGTGGCCGGAATCGGAGATCCTGCCCACACCGCTGACGTCGACGGAAGAGTCGATGATATCCGAGGCGGTGGAGGAGGCGCGTCAATCGGACCTGGCCGTGGTGGTGCTGGGCGACAGTGAGCGCACCGTGGGCGAAAGTGTTTCCCGCACCAGCCTCGAGCTGCCCGGCCGCCAGCTGCAATTGCTGCAGGCGATCGAAGCCACCGGCACTCCGGTGGTGCTGGTGCTGGTGAGTGGTCGTCCCTTGTCGATCAATTGGGCGGACCGCCATGTGCCGGCGATTGTTGAGGCGTGGTTTCCGGGCGAGTTTGGCGGCGACGCCATCGCGGAACTTTTGACGGGAACACTCAACCCCGGCGGGCGTCTTCCGGTCACGTTTCCCAAGACCGTGGGACAGGTGCCCATCGCTTTTCCGTCCAAACCGGCGGCCAATGCGGGGCAGCCGAAATCCGGACCGAATGGCACCGGCTTTTCCCGGGTGACCGGCGCACTCTATCCGTTTGGCCACGGGCTGAGCTACACCACATTTGATTATGGGCCGCTGGAACTCTCGGCCTCGACCCTCGACCTGAGCGACGACCTGGAGCTGAGTGTGTCGCTGGAAGTAACCAACAGCGGTGAGCGCGCAGGTGACGAGGTCGTGCAGCTCTATCTGCGCGACGAAGTGAGCACCGTCACGACCTACGACCAAATGTTGCGCGGCTTTGCCCGCATCACCTTGGCGCCGGGGGAAACTCGCCGGGTGACGTTCACGCTCAGCTGGCGAGACCTCAGTTTGTTGGACGACAACCTGCAACGCATGGTGGAGCCGGGCGTGTTTCGCCTGATGGTCGGCGCCTCGTCGGAGGATATTCGCTCCGAAGCGGAATTCACCGTCGCGACTGCGAACTTGGAGGACAATGGATGAAGCCCCACCCGATGATGAAGAGAACCGCGTTGTTTCGAAAACTGGCCTGGTTGGTTTTGAGCCTGAGTTGGTGGAATCCCGCCGGGGCCGAAGACTATTTTCTGGATGCCGAGCACGGAGATGACACGGCGGCGGGCACCGCGGCCGAGGCCGCTTGGCAAAGCCTAGCCCGA
This portion of the Actomonas aquatica genome encodes:
- a CDS encoding MFS transporter, translated to MSSRPDPAVSPAAAHAVSVRQKLAYGVGAVATMLGKQAPKQFAFQVYNIELGLAPHLVGAVLFLARLWDAITDPWMGNFSDHFRSRWGRRRPFLLAGALLSGVGFALLWWFPLGWSELAYFAYFTVLAMVFYTALTLYAVPWYALGYELSRDYHQRTSVMAYAAFFGTLAQIGVAWLYWLMKQPMFDSAMEGAKWVGIGAAGVLTLSGLVTFVFVREPALPSPPPPSAGAPATRSTWHNTRQAFRNRPFLILTAIVTTILMCNSLVAGLMPYLNIYYVCGGDKTTAATFIGYNGTVTQLVGLIAVPAMNRYSARHGKIRTLRLAFLFAGMGSLSTWFLFVPAQPYLQLLCACLSGFGLTAIFMLCHAMIGDVCDLEELRHGTRREGLFGAVYGWAFKLGLALAFLTAGYLLLWTGFDATVGADQAPETLTSMRVLFAVIPVVGYAVSYWLTSRFDLTQERLQEIRAELERRENLG
- a CDS encoding glycoside hydrolase family 3 N-terminal domain-containing protein — translated: MTLCLLSPSRFPRGAVAVASLLLASGFVALRGAEPDTTSRSIYHADWIDLNKNGVRDPYEDSRRSIDERVNDLLARMTMEEKTCQLVTLYGYCRVLSDPQPTEQWKQRVWKDGIGNIDEHLNNSIRCIAKGATREYSFPYDANAAGLNETQRFFIEETRLGIPADFTNEGLRGLCSDSATLLPAAIGIGSTWNTELVRAIGGMVGAEAYALGYTNIYAPILDLPRDPRWGRIVECYGEDPFLVSSYGRQMVLGLQEQGVASTLKHFAVYGIPRGGRDGNARTDPQVTPREMVDLHLEPFRVAVQEAGALGVMASYNDWNGAPVATSAHFLTDILRDEFGFRGYVVSDSDAVEYPFSKHRTAAHYREAIRQCLEAGLNIRTNFTAPEKFVEPLREAIALGEIAPSLIDQRVAEVLRVKFVLGLFDQPYRDPANANTVVRSPEHLAIARQASRESLVLLKNDGLLPIDPSALRRVLVVGPNADDGEGSISRYGPSNVDVVTVYEGIKAHLGSAVEVVHARGSEIVDATWPESEILPTPLTSTEESMISEAVEEARQSDLAVVVLGDSERTVGESVSRTSLELPGRQLQLLQAIEATGTPVVLVLVSGRPLSINWADRHVPAIVEAWFPGEFGGDAIAELLTGTLNPGGRLPVTFPKTVGQVPIAFPSKPAANAGQPKSGPNGTGFSRVTGALYPFGHGLSYTTFDYGPLELSASTLDLSDDLELSVSLEVTNSGERAGDEVVQLYLRDEVSTVTTYDQMLRGFARITLAPGETRRVTFTLSWRDLSLLDDNLQRMVEPGVFRLMVGASSEDIRSEAEFTVATANLEDNG